A stretch of DNA from Halioglobus japonicus:
CCAGCAGCACCGCCAGCAGGCTCTGGTCGGGGGCGTAAACGCTCAAGGCTGTCAGCGCCATCGTCCACGCCTTGGGGTTAACCCATTGAAACAACACCGCCTGAACAAACGTCATGGGCGTTCCGGTGCTCTCCTCACTCTCCTCACCGGCCGGATTCGAGCTGGCGGTGGCGATCTTCCAGGCGAGGTACAGGAGATAGGCAATACTGCAGACCTTGAGCACAGCATAGCTGACGGGATAGGCGTCAAACAGTCCCAGCAGACCCAGACCCACCAACACCACCATACCCGTGAAACCCAGGGCCACGCCCGCCATATGCGGCAGCGTACGCGTGAGACCGAAGTTCGCCCCGGAAGCCATTAACATAAGGTTATTCGGCCCAGGCGTAATAGAACTGACAAAGGAAAACATCGCCAGGCCGGCAAAGAGTTCATAAGACATAGGGCGATTATGCGTTAATCAACTCCGCTTGTCTGGCGCGCAGGGAATGTTTATCCAAAGGCGCCAAGAATCGCGCCCATCAGGGCCAACTGGGCCACATTGTAGCCGGCGCCTATACCCCAGAGTCCGCGCGGGTTGCGTGAAAACAGGTAGTTGATACCGAAAGCCGAGGCCACGAAGAACACCCCGATAAACGCTCCGCTCGCGACACCTCCGACTACACCACCGTCAGCGGGCATCACCGCTGCCAGCGCGGCGGCCTGCACCAGCGTAAACACAAAGGCACTGCCCATAATCACCGCCGGATGCCCGGAATTTTGAATGTCTTCGTCCGACAGGCCCTCAAGGGCCTGCCAACGCTTGCCAAAGACAGGGCCGTACCAGATTCCGCCGACCACGAACGCCGATACCGCCGCCACGACGACAGCAATCCAATCGACTGAAGAGAAATCCATTGGGCTCACCTGTTTTATGTATTGTGCTATCAGCGCAGCACAGGCGAGCAACACGGGGGTTAGCTGACCTTGAGCTGGTCGTATTCCCGGGAAAGGTACTTTTGCTGCTGCACGCGGATATACATGTCGAGCTGGATCAGCGCATCATGCTTGCACGCAAAGGGCCCCTCAATGGTGCCTTCGCGAGTATGGAAATACCATTTATCGCCCTCGAGAATCATGCGCTCGGAGCGGAAAAAAGAACGTCCATCTGTGTCGGTACTGCGGTTATTCATTGTCGCTGTCCATGGAATGGGCTGCCGGTGCTGGCAGGACGGCCGGAGCAGGCCCCTATTATGCGCCCTGCAACGCCGCGTATCCAGCGTTATCGGCCAGTTGTGAGGCGACTTTAGTCCCCCGGAGGTTATAATTTCTATGACCACTGATTAGGGTATTTTCGCTCGTGAATTCTGTTTCCTGCCAGGGGCGCCAGATAACGCCCTCCAAGATCGTCTGCATCGGCCGCAACTACGTGGCCCACATTGAGGAACTCGGCAACGAGATTCCCGACGACATGGTGGTGTTCCTTAAACCCAATTCCGCCATCGGCAACACGCTGCACAGCGTTCGCGACGGCGAGCCACTCCACTATGAGGGCGAGATTGCACTTCTGGTAGAAAACGGCAGTTTCAGTGCTGCAGGCTTTGGCCTGGATCTCACCAAACGGCGCCTCCAGGGCACCCTGAAACAGGCCAGCCTGCCCTGGGAAAGGGCCAAGGCATTCGATGGCGCCGCACTGTTCAGTGAATTCGTTCCACTCCCGGGCGAGGTCGATGACCTGGCACTCGAACTGGATATCAACGGCTCACTGCGCCAGACCGGTCACTGTGGATTGATGATGTATCCACCGGCAACCATTCTTTCTCAACTGCGCTCTTTCATGACGCTCGAAGATGGCGACATTGTCATGACCGGCACCCCGGCAGGCGTCGGCGAAGTAGAAGCGGGAAGCCAATTTACCGGTCGTATCCGCCACGGCGACAACACCCTGACCAGCCAGTTCTGGGAGGCGATGTAATGAAAACGAGAACTGGCTCACAAAATCGCCACTCAATTGGCTACTAATTGCTAATTTGTCGGATTTTTAATCGACTTGCAGGAATTCGGCCAATAGCCTGAATTGCCTTATAAAAACGCACGGAGTGCGACAATGCGTCTAGTGAAGATGCCAGCAATGAGCCTACAGCCGGGGATGTTTGTCGCCGAGCTGGATCGGCCGTGGCTGGAGACACCGTTTTCACTGCAGGGCTTT
This window harbors:
- a CDS encoding LysE family translocator, yielding MSYELFAGLAMFSFVSSITPGPNNLMLMASGANFGLTRTLPHMAGVALGFTGMVVLVGLGLLGLFDAYPVSYAVLKVCSIAYLLYLAWKIATASSNPAGEESEESTGTPMTFVQAVLFQWVNPKAWTMALTALSVYAPDQSLLAVLLVAAVFGAINLPCISVWTLAGLQLQRVLTSRRRLVAFNVSMALLLVVSLYPVFL
- a CDS encoding DUF1761 domain-containing protein — translated: MDFSSVDWIAVVVAAVSAFVVGGIWYGPVFGKRWQALEGLSDEDIQNSGHPAVIMGSAFVFTLVQAAALAAVMPADGGVVGGVASGAFIGVFFVASAFGINYLFSRNPRGLWGIGAGYNVAQLALMGAILGAFG
- a CDS encoding DUF6316 family protein, which translates into the protein MNNRSTDTDGRSFFRSERMILEGDKWYFHTREGTIEGPFACKHDALIQLDMYIRVQQQKYLSREYDQLKVS
- a CDS encoding fumarylacetoacetate hydrolase family protein, which encodes MNSVSCQGRQITPSKIVCIGRNYVAHIEELGNEIPDDMVVFLKPNSAIGNTLHSVRDGEPLHYEGEIALLVENGSFSAAGFGLDLTKRRLQGTLKQASLPWERAKAFDGAALFSEFVPLPGEVDDLALELDINGSLRQTGHCGLMMYPPATILSQLRSFMTLEDGDIVMTGTPAGVGEVEAGSQFTGRIRHGDNTLTSQFWEAM